The following are encoded in a window of Actinomyces oris genomic DNA:
- a CDS encoding DUF6541 family protein, with translation MTALLEWALFLPLVLSLVALFYGPGYFLATIFNAGPFVVRVVAAPAWTFAFVGLTSVLMHHFGVVWSRYSYTTVLLLLAGVAALSRAITWRSRPGGMERVWQRAKEVLPKFLGVIAAWLVTILPVISAMGPRLIMQGGDAPYHYNQIWLMARTGNADPMSANQGLLGLSDGRSYYPNVWHSLGALIDFRSQYALVAGNTLLLMAPLVWVAGIAVLCQRLFPENPRSWLWAIAATFLLPAFPLRLELAAGMWPYVMALATVPGFLAWLLEAGRDWRVPWKRWLGRIATGAIPLAGLAMAHPAAVGVVFWIVAALAVWLPAQAAVSAHAQGDRRRTWLLAAASATICLLIVAFIVSPGPQQTQFGRYPERGWGHLGPKLLVMATLRLKGTDLHHPSSVIYVAVPVLTLIGLAVAWKNRRTRWLCALWLAFMGVLLGSLVSIPVLTHVASLHYVNSYRVVGTCTLTTAPLLALAMSHLFERVAARLRLPLGWSTVTVVVLIVWLTTSMLWTLMRSDLHDAVWPARLEEPRYSFDADELALMTRLRAEIPPEQLMTGDPASGMAFLPAVSDIKVTSYYMGRSFSDPDGEYLAQHFSDIRTDPKVCSILRKHRIHYFYADRDTKFNGIPNSRLRPGFYDVDLSEGFTLIDQGGSAAVYRIDLCWTPDEQPRAT, from the coding sequence ATGACCGCACTTCTTGAATGGGCGCTGTTCCTTCCGCTGGTGCTGTCACTGGTGGCGCTGTTCTACGGCCCCGGCTACTTCCTGGCAACGATCTTCAATGCCGGACCGTTCGTGGTCAGGGTCGTGGCCGCACCGGCATGGACCTTCGCCTTCGTGGGGCTCACCAGCGTGCTCATGCACCATTTCGGTGTGGTCTGGAGCAGGTACAGCTACACCACCGTGCTCCTGCTCCTGGCGGGTGTCGCGGCACTGAGCCGGGCGATCACGTGGCGCTCGCGTCCTGGGGGGATGGAGAGGGTCTGGCAACGGGCCAAGGAGGTGCTGCCCAAGTTTCTGGGTGTCATAGCAGCCTGGCTGGTGACGATCCTGCCGGTCATCAGCGCCATGGGACCGCGTCTCATCATGCAGGGCGGGGACGCCCCCTACCACTACAACCAGATCTGGTTGATGGCGCGCACCGGAAACGCCGACCCGATGTCGGCCAACCAGGGGCTGCTCGGCCTGAGCGACGGACGTTCCTACTACCCCAACGTCTGGCACTCGCTGGGCGCGCTGATCGACTTCCGCTCCCAGTACGCCCTGGTGGCGGGCAACACCCTGCTTCTCATGGCACCTCTGGTGTGGGTCGCCGGTATCGCCGTCCTGTGCCAGCGCCTGTTCCCCGAGAATCCTCGCTCCTGGCTCTGGGCGATCGCGGCGACGTTCCTGCTTCCGGCCTTCCCCCTGCGGCTCGAGCTGGCGGCCGGCATGTGGCCCTACGTCATGGCACTGGCAACGGTTCCGGGCTTTCTGGCCTGGCTCCTGGAGGCTGGTCGCGACTGGCGCGTCCCATGGAAGAGGTGGCTGGGGCGGATCGCTACCGGAGCCATTCCTCTGGCTGGTCTGGCGATGGCGCACCCGGCCGCCGTCGGTGTCGTCTTCTGGATCGTCGCTGCGCTCGCTGTCTGGCTGCCCGCGCAGGCGGCCGTCTCGGCGCATGCTCAAGGAGACCGGAGAAGAACCTGGCTGCTCGCCGCTGCCAGTGCAACGATCTGCCTGCTCATCGTCGCCTTTATCGTCTCACCGGGGCCGCAGCAGACGCAGTTTGGCCGCTACCCCGAGCGCGGTTGGGGCCACCTGGGCCCCAAGCTCCTGGTCATGGCGACCCTGCGCCTCAAGGGCACGGACCTCCATCACCCCTCAAGCGTCATTTACGTGGCGGTCCCGGTCCTGACCCTCATCGGTCTGGCGGTCGCCTGGAAGAACCGCCGGACCCGGTGGCTGTGCGCGCTGTGGCTGGCGTTCATGGGCGTCCTGCTGGGAAGCCTGGTCTCCATCCCCGTGCTCACTCACGTGGCCAGCCTTCACTACGTGAACTCTTATCGAGTCGTGGGCACCTGCACGCTCACGACTGCTCCCTTGCTGGCGCTGGCGATGTCTCACCTGTTCGAGAGGGTGGCGGCGCGTCTGAGACTCCCCCTGGGGTGGAGCACCGTCACCGTCGTCGTCCTCATCGTCTGGCTGACGACCTCGATGCTGTGGACGCTCATGCGCAGCGACCTTCACGACGCTGTGTGGCCGGCCAGGCTCGAGGAGCCGCGTTACAGCTTTGACGCCGACGAGCTGGCGTTGATGACGCGTCTGCGGGCGGAGATCCCGCCCGAGCAGCTGATGACGGGAGACCCCGCCTCGGGAATGGCCTTCCTGCCCGCGGTGTCCGACATCAAGGTGACCTCCTACTACATGGGGCGGTCCTTCTCCGACCCCGACGGCGAGTACCTCGCCCAGCACTTCTCAGATATTCGTACTGATCCCAAGGTGTGCAGCATTCTGCGCAAGCACCGCATCCACTACTTCTACGCGGACCGGGACACCAAGTTCAACGGCATCCCCAACTCCAGGTTGCGTCCTGGCTTCTACGACGTCGACCTCTCCGAGGGCTTCACCCTCATCGATCAGGGCGGCTCCGCAGCGGTCTACCGGATCGACCTGTGCTGGACACCCGACGAGCAACCGCGGGCTACGTGA
- a CDS encoding glycosyltransferase, with the protein MRRAPVLRDKAGYVRGYVQYMSFDIPLFFRLLLERRPDVVICEPPPTTGAVVRVVCTLRRVPYAYRAADLWSDAVKETTAPPVVSAVLTRLENWVLNGASTLMTVHEGMEERLAGRGISARTRRLGFGIDTDVFTPEGQRVDTTGPLFVYAGTASEVHGAEIFVEAFRALLQRDPTARLVFIGQGESFAEIRSQAESLPEGAVQVLGRMSPEQTAEWIRSSVATLASVKPGPYGFAFPTKAFASAACGTPVIYAGAEDAGRQVVQEGLGVAVPYDADAVAQAMADLALNESPAAAPAASQARSAPVATAVRPATQLRAWALEHVSARRLGQVAAAIINEIVAEGRSRRR; encoded by the coding sequence GTGCGACGCGCCCCCGTCCTGCGCGACAAGGCCGGCTACGTCCGCGGCTACGTGCAGTACATGTCCTTCGACATCCCACTGTTCTTCCGACTGCTCCTGGAGCGCAGGCCGGATGTGGTGATCTGTGAGCCTCCCCCGACAACGGGCGCCGTGGTGCGCGTCGTGTGCACCCTGCGTCGCGTGCCCTACGCGTACCGGGCGGCCGACCTGTGGTCGGACGCTGTCAAGGAGACCACCGCTCCGCCGGTGGTGAGCGCCGTCCTCACTCGGCTGGAGAACTGGGTGCTCAACGGCGCCTCCACCCTCATGACCGTGCACGAGGGGATGGAGGAACGGCTGGCGGGACGGGGGATCTCGGCCCGTACCCGTCGGCTGGGCTTCGGCATCGATACCGACGTGTTCACGCCCGAGGGCCAGCGGGTCGATACCACCGGACCGCTGTTCGTCTACGCGGGAACCGCCTCCGAGGTGCACGGCGCGGAGATCTTCGTCGAGGCCTTCAGGGCGCTGCTGCAGCGCGATCCGACGGCCCGCCTGGTCTTCATCGGCCAGGGGGAGTCCTTCGCCGAGATCAGGAGCCAGGCCGAGTCCCTGCCTGAGGGGGCCGTCCAGGTCCTCGGGCGCATGTCACCGGAGCAGACCGCGGAGTGGATCCGCTCGTCGGTCGCGACCTTGGCCAGTGTCAAGCCGGGACCCTACGGCTTCGCCTTCCCGACCAAGGCCTTTGCCTCCGCCGCCTGCGGAACCCCGGTCATCTATGCGGGGGCCGAGGACGCGGGCCGCCAGGTGGTCCAGGAGGGTCTCGGTGTCGCAGTGCCCTACGACGCCGACGCGGTGGCCCAGGCCATGGCCGACCTCGCCCTGAACGAGAGCCCCGCCGCCGCACCCGCAGCCTCTCAGGCCCGTTCGGCTCCGGTCGCCACGGCTGTCCGCCCTGCGACGCAGCTGCGGGCCTGGGCCCTGGAGCACGTATCCGCTCGCCGCCTGGGACAGGTGGCGGCTGCCATCATCAACGAGATCGTGGCAGAAGGCAGGTCCCGTCGCCGATGA
- a CDS encoding nucleotide sugar dehydrogenase, with amino-acid sequence MRIAVVALGKIGLPLAVQYADKGHEVIGVDVNPAVVEAVNAGTEPFPGEAHLAEKLAALSPATGNGALRATTDYAEAIPEADAIVLVVPLFVNDATWEPDFAWMDDATRSLAAHLTPNTLISYETTLPVGTLRGRFKPMIEEISGLKEGTDFHLVFSPERVLTGRVFADLRRYPKLVGGLDEAGTQAGIAFYESVLDFDERDDLPRPNGVWDMGTAEAAEMAKLAETTYRDVNIGLANQFAVYADKAGFDIERVIEACNSQPYSHIHRPGIAVGGHCIPVYPRLYLSTDPDASVVRTARTFNATMPAYVVGRATEVLGSLKGLRVVVLGASYRGKVKETAFSGVFPTVEALREAGAEVLVHDPMYTDEELAGFGWTPYHLGEQVDVAIVQADHPEYGELSAADLPGLRLLLDGRRATDAAKWTGVPRLTIGGGE; translated from the coding sequence ATGCGCATCGCCGTCGTCGCCCTGGGCAAGATCGGACTGCCCCTGGCCGTCCAGTACGCAGACAAAGGCCACGAGGTCATCGGGGTCGACGTCAACCCCGCCGTCGTCGAGGCCGTCAACGCCGGGACCGAGCCCTTCCCCGGCGAGGCCCACCTGGCTGAGAAGCTCGCCGCCCTGAGCCCCGCCACCGGCAACGGCGCCCTGCGCGCCACCACCGACTATGCCGAGGCCATCCCCGAGGCCGACGCGATCGTGCTGGTTGTGCCGCTCTTCGTCAACGACGCCACCTGGGAGCCGGACTTCGCCTGGATGGACGACGCCACCCGCTCCCTGGCCGCCCACCTGACCCCCAACACCCTCATCTCCTATGAGACCACCCTGCCCGTGGGCACGCTGCGGGGTCGCTTCAAGCCCATGATCGAGGAGATCAGCGGCCTGAAGGAGGGGACGGACTTCCACCTGGTCTTCAGTCCCGAGCGAGTCCTCACCGGCCGTGTCTTCGCCGACCTGCGCCGCTACCCCAAGCTGGTGGGCGGTCTGGACGAGGCCGGTACCCAGGCCGGCATCGCCTTCTACGAGTCCGTCCTCGACTTCGACGAGCGCGATGACCTGCCCCGCCCCAACGGCGTGTGGGACATGGGAACTGCCGAGGCCGCTGAGATGGCCAAGCTCGCCGAGACCACCTACCGCGACGTCAACATCGGCCTGGCCAACCAGTTCGCCGTCTACGCCGACAAGGCCGGCTTCGACATCGAGCGCGTCATCGAGGCCTGCAACTCCCAGCCCTACTCCCATATCCACCGCCCCGGTATCGCGGTGGGCGGGCACTGCATCCCGGTCTACCCGCGCCTGTACCTGTCCACCGACCCCGACGCCTCCGTGGTGCGTACCGCCCGCACCTTCAACGCCACGATGCCCGCCTACGTAGTGGGCCGGGCCACCGAGGTGCTCGGTTCGCTCAAGGGCCTGCGCGTCGTCGTGCTGGGAGCCTCCTACCGCGGCAAGGTCAAGGAGACCGCCTTCTCCGGCGTCTTCCCCACCGTGGAGGCCCTGCGCGAGGCCGGAGCCGAGGTCCTCGTCCACGACCCCATGTACACCGACGAGGAGCTGGCCGGCTTCGGTTGGACCCCCTACCACCTGGGGGAGCAGGTCGACGTCGCCATCGTCCAGGCCGACCACCCCGAGTACGGCGAGCTCTCGGCCGCCGACCTGCCCGGGCTGCGTCTCCTGCTGGACGGCCGCCGCGCCACGGACGCCGCCAAGTGGACCGGTGTGCCGCGCCTGACCATCGGCGGAGGCGAGTGA